The genome window CGACGAGGAACGCCAAGGCGGCTTTCTTGCCGGCCTTGTAGTCCTCGACGACCTTGGCGTGCTCGGCCAGGACCCCGTCCACGACGGCGCCGAGCGCGCCCGCGTCGGCGACCTGGGTCAGGCCCTCACGGCTGACGATAGTCCGCGCGTCCTCGCCCGAGCGGTACATCTTCTCGAAGACGTCCTTGGCGATCTTGCCGCTGATGGTGCCGTCCTCGATGAGCGTGATGAGGCCCGCGAGCTTACCGGGCGAAATGGCGCAGGCGGCGACCGCGCGCTCGTCGTCGCCGGGAAGCTCGCGAAGCAGCTCGTTGAGGATCCAGTTGGCCGCGGCCTTCGGCTTGCCGCACTGGGCGACGGCGGCCTCGAAGTAGTCGGCCAGCGCGCGGCTCCCGGTCAAAAGGTCCGCGTCGTAGGCGGTGAGCGCGTGGGCCCGCATGAAGCGCGCGCGACGGGCGGCCGGCAGCTCGGGCAGCGTGACGCGCACGGCCTCGATCCAGCGCGCCCCGACGTTGAGAGGCGGAAGGTCGGGCTCCGGGAAGTAGCGGTAGTCGTGGGCGAACTCCTTCGAGCGCATGGAGACCGTCTGCCCCTTGTCGGGGTCCCAGAGGCGCGTCTCCTGCACGATCCGCTCCCCAGCGTCGAGCGCGCGGCCCTGCCGCTTCATCTCGTACTCGAGCGCGTGCTGGACGTTCCGGAAGGAGTTCATGTTCTTGACCTCGACCTTGGTCCCGAGCGGGATCGCCCCGACCCGCTTCAGCGAGATGTTGGCATCGCACCGCATGGATCCTTCTTCCATGTTGCCGTCGCAGACGCCCAGGTAGACGACGATGGCCCGGAGCCCGCGCAGGTAGGCGCCCGCCTCCTCGGAGGTTCGGATGTCCGGCTTGGAGACGATCTCCATGAGCGGCACACCGGCGCGGTTAAAGTCCACCTGGCTCGACTGCGCCGTCTCGAGGCTGCCCTCGTGGATGAGCTTGCCGACGTCCTCCTCGAGGTGGAGGCGCTCGATGCCGATCCGGCGCGCGGCGCCGTCCACCTCGATGTCGAGATGGCCGTGCTCCGCCAGCGGCTCCTCGTACTGGCTGATCTGGTAGTTCTTCGGCATGTCCGGGTAGTAGTAGTGCTTGCGCGCGAAGCGGTTGTCCGCGTTCACGGTGCAGTGAATCGCCAGCGAGGTCTTGATCCCGAACTCGACCGCCCGCCGGTTGATGACCGGCAGCGTCCCCGGCATGCCCTGGCAGACGGGGCAGGTCTGGGTATTGGGCGGCGCGCCGAAGACCGTCGAGCAGCCGCAGAACATCTTCGACCGCGTCAGGAGCTGCGCGTGGACCTCGAGGCCGATGACGACGTCGTACGCCCCGCTCATGCGGTGAGCCCCGGCTTTCTCTCCCGCCACGTGGTGGCCGCCTCGTACGCCTTGGCCGTGCGCAGCAGCGTCGCCTCGTCGAAGGCCTTGCCGATGACCTGGAGCCCGATCGGCAGCCCCGCCTTCGTAAAGCCCGCCGGCACCGACAGCCCCGGCAGCCCGGCCAGGTTGACGGGAATGGTGAACACGTCGTTGAGGTACATGGAGAGCGGGTCCTCCTTCTCGCCCATCTTGAAGGCGGCGCTCGGCGTGGTCGGTGCCACGATCACGTCCACGCGCTCGAAAGCTCTCTGGAAATCGCGCTGGACGAGCGTGCGCACCTTCTGCGCCTTGCCATAGTAGGCGTCGTAGTAGCCCGCGGAGAGCGCGTACGTGCCGAGCATGACGCGCCGCTTGACCTCGGCGCCGAACCCCGCGCCGCGCGTCCGGCTGTACATGTCGATGAGATCGCGCGCGCCGGGGACGCGCAGGCCGTACTTGACCCCGTCGTAGCGCGCGAGGTTGGAAGAGCACTCGGCCGGCGCGATCAGGTAGTAGGCGGCGAGACCGTACTCGGTATGCGGCAGCGAGACGCTCTCGGTCTTCGCCCCAAGGCCCTTCAACGTCTCGATGGCCGCCCGCACCGCCGCTTCGACTTCCGCGTCCAGCCCTTCGATGAAATACTCCGCGGGGATCCCGACCCTCAGGCCCTGCACGCCCCGCGAGAGCTCTGCCGCGTAGTCCGGTACCGGGATCGCGGCCGAGGTCGAGTCCAGCGGGTCGTGGCCCGCTATCGCCTGGAGCATCAGCGCGGCGTCGAGGACGTCCTTGGCGAACGGGCCGACCTGGTCGAGGGACGACGCGAAGGCGACGAGGCCGAAGCGCGAGACGCGCCCGTAGGTCGGCTTGAGACCGACGTTGCCGCAGAAAGCCGCGGGCTGGCGGATGGAGCCGCCCGTGTCGGTGCCGAGCGTCGCCGCCGCGAGGTCGGCGGCGACCGCGGCCGCCGAGCCTCCGGAAGACCCGCCGGGCACGCGGGAGAGATCCCACGGGTTGCGCGTCGTGAAATAGGCCGAGTTCTCCGTGGAGGAGCCCATGGCGAACTCGTCCATGTTGAGCTTGCCCAGGATGACTGCGCCGGCTCGGACAAGCCGTGCGACGACAGTCGCATCATAGGGCGGCACGAATCCCTCGAGGATCTTCGAGCCGCAGGTGGTCCGGACTCCCCGAGTGCAGAACACGTCCTTGACGCCGAGCGGGACGCCGTCGAGCGGGCCGAGGGACGCACCGGACTTGAAGCGCGCGTCCGCCTCCGCCGCCCTGGCGAGCGCGGCCTCGCCCGTGACGGTCAGGTACGCCTTCACCTTGGGATCGAGCGCCGCGATGCGCGCGAGATACTCCCGTGCGGCCTGCGTGGGCGTCGCGTCTCCGAGGCGGAAGCGCGCGCCCAATTCGTGGATCGTGAGGTCCGTCAGCATCCCCTACTCTTCGATGGACTCTTCGATGATTCGGGGCACGCGGAAGAACTCGCCGCTCCGGTCGGGCGCGTTCGCCAGCATGTCGGCCTGCGGCAGCGACGGCGCGGGCTCGTCCTCGCGCATCACGTTGGTCATGGGCACGGCGTGGGAGGTCGGCGGCACCCCTTCGGTGTCCAGCGCCCGGAGCTTGTCGATATAGGACAGGATGCCGTCGAGCTCGCGGCGCATGCGCTCCTTCTCGGCGTCCGAGAGCGCCAGACGCGCCAGGCGGGCCACGTGGTCCACTTCCTTCATCGTGATCTTCAGCTCGGGCATAACTACAGCTCCTCCAGGTGCGCGTATTGGAGGGAGAGGCGCTTGCGGCCGACGCTGGCGAAGTGGACGGTGGCGATGACATCGCTGCCTTCTCTCTGGATGCCGACCAGGAGCCCCTCGCCCCAGCGCACGTGGCGGAGCTTCGCGCCGACGCGGAAGGGCAGGTCGGGGTCCTCCACCGCCGCCGGCAGGCTTGCCGCCGCCGCGCGCGGCACGGCAGGCGAGGGCCGCAACGCGTTGAGCAGCACCCGCTGCGCCTCGGGAACTTCCAGCAGAAAACGTGAGGGCTCCCCCGCCCCATAGCCCTGGATGCGCCTGTGGAGGGCGTAGGAAAGCCACAACCGCTGTTCCGCCCGCGTGACGCCGACGTAGAAGAGCCGGCGCTCCTCCTCGAGCTCCTCGGCGTCGTCCATGGAGCGCGAGTGCGGAAAGACGCCCTCCTCCAGCCCGGTGAGGAAGACCGCGGGGAACTCGAGCCCCTTGGCTGAGTGAAGCGTCATGAGCGTGACGCCTTCGTCCGTGTCGTCGAGGGAATCCACGTCAGCCACCAGGGCGATCGAGTCAAGGAAGGCTTCGAGCGGCGCGCCCTCGGCGCCCGCCGCTTCTTGGGCGACGACGAACTCCTCGGAGGCCGCCACCAGCTCCTCGATGTTCTCGAGCCGCGCGTCGGCCTCGGCCGTCCGCTGCGCCTTGAGCGCATCGCGGAAGCCGGAGCTGCCCGCCACTAGGTCGATAAGCGCCGGCACCGTCATGGTCGCGCGACCCTCCCCCAGGCGGGCAACGAGCCGCGCGAAGTCTTCGAGGGCGCCGCGCGCCTTCGCCGTCACGTCGGCAGGCAGCGCCGCGCATGCCGCCAAGAGCGGGATCCCGTGCGCCCGCGCGGCCTCGGACAGGCGGTCGAGCGTGGCCTTGCCGATGCCGCGGCTGGGCGCCGCGACGGCGCGGCGGAAGGCGATGTCGTCCGCCGGGTTGACTGCCAGGCGCAGGTAGGCGATCACGTCCTTGATCTCGCGGCGCTCGTAGAAGCGTACGCCGCCCACGATGACGTAGGGAATGCTCGCGCGCCGGAGCGCGTCTTCGAGCACGCGCGACTGGGCGTTGGTCCGGTAGAACAACGCCACGTCGTCGTAGTCCAGGCCCTGGCCGTGCAGGGACCGGACCGTCTGCGCCACCCAGCCCGCCTCCTCGTTCTCGTCCCAGGCGCGGTAGACCTGCGCCCGCTCGCCTTCGTCGTTCTCCGTCCAGAGGCGCTTGTCTCGGCGCGCGCGGTTGTTCGCGATGACCGCCGACGCGATGTCGAGGATGCGCTTGGTCGAGCGGTAGTTCTGCTCGAGCGGCACCACGAGGCAGTCGGGGAAGTCCTTTTCGAAGTCGAGGATGTTGCGCAGGTCGGCCCCGCGCCAGCGGTACACGGACTGGTCGGGGTCGCCGACCACGCAGAGGTTCCTGTGCTCCTGGGTCAGGAGCTGGATGATGCGGTACTGGGCGCGGTTGGTGTCCTGGTACTCGTCGACGAGCACATACGTCCAGAGCGCGCGGTACCAGGCGAGCGCCTCGCGGGACGTCTCGAAGAGCCGCACGACCAGCAGCAGGAGGTCGTCGAAGTCCGCGCCGCCCGCGGCCCGCAGCTTCTCTTCGTATCTCCGGTAGAGCGTCGCGATCCGCTCCTCGCGGGGCGTGCGGGCGAGGCGCTCGGCTTCTTCCACGGACAGCATCTGGTTCTTGGCGTGACTGATGCGGTGGACGATCGAGGCGGGCGTGGTCTGCCGCTCGTCCATGTCGAGCTCACGCATGGCCTCCTTGACCAGCGTGAGCCGGTCCTCCTCGTCGTAGATGACGAAGGACGGCCTAAGCCCGACCAGCGTCGCGCGCTCGCGCAGGATGCGCACGCAGGTCGAGTGGAACGTCGCGATGAGCGGCGGGCGGATCCCGGCCGGCAGGACGAGGTCCTCGACCCGGCGCCGCATCTCTCCCGCAGCCCTGTTGGTGAAGGTTACGGCGAGCACGTGGCGGGGATGGACGCCCTCGACGCCGAGGAGCCACGCGATCCGGTGGGCGATGACACGCGTCTTGCCGCTGCCGGCGCCGGCCAGCACCAGCACGGGGCCCTTGGTCGCCTGGACGGCCTGCTGCTGGGCGGGATTGAGCGAGGCGAGAACGGTCTCCGGGGCGACGGCGGGCCGCAGCATGGATACGTACGATATCACACCGCCCGAGCGGCCGCGCCGCGCGGGCTCTACTCGACGGTCACGGACTTGGCTAGATTCCGCGGCTGGTCCACGTCGCGCCCGAGGCGGACCGCGACGTGATACGCCAGGAGCTGGAGCGGGAGCGCCATCAGGATGGGCGAGAGCAGCTCGGCGGCGGCCGGCACCGTCAGCACGCGCGAAGCGCGCGCGCCGATCTCGCGGTCTCCCTCGTGCGCGAGGGCGATGATGCGACCGTCCCGGGCGCGCACCTCCTCGACCGTGCCCATCATCCGGTCGTAGGAGGAATCCCGCGGGGTCAGCGCCACCACCGGCATCGTGTCGTCGATCAGCGCGATGGGGCCGTGCTTCATCTCGCCCGCCGGGTAGCCCTCGGCGTGGAGGTACGACAGCTCCTTGAGCTTGAGGGCGCCCTCGAGGGCGATCGGATAGTGGATGCCGCGCCCGAGGAAGAGGAAGTGCTTGTACGCGGCCAACTCCTTCGCGAGCTCGGCGATCTCGGGCTCCTTCTCGAGGGCCCGCTCCATCAGCCGGGGCAGCTCGAGCAACCCCTGGATGTGCTTGCGGCCGTCCTCGGCCAGGAGCGCGCCGCGCCGGCGGCCGAGCCAGAGCGCGAGAAGATAGCAGGCCGCGAGGGCCGCGGTGAAGGTCTTCGAGGAGGCGACGCTGATCTCGGGCCCCGCGTGGGTGTAGAGCACGCCCGTGGACTCCCGGGCGAGCGCCGACCCGACCACGTTGGTGATGCCGACGATGGGCGCCCCGCGGTCGCGCGCGGCCTTGACGGCGCCGAGCGTGTCGGCCGTCTCGCCCGACTGGGACAGCGCCACCACGAGCGTCTCGGGTCCCAGCACGGCGTCGCGGTAGCGGAACTCCGAGCCCAGGTCGACCTCGGCCGGAAGCCCCGCCAGCCGCTCGACCATGAAGCGGCCGACGATGGCGGCGTGGTACGACGTCCCGCACGCGATGAAGACGACGCGCTGGAGGCCCGCCACCACGTCCGGGTCGAGGCCGATGTCGGGCAGCACCACGGTCCCGCCCTCGGGCGACACGCGGCCGCGCAGCGTGTCCGCCACGGCGCGCGGCTGCTCGTAGATCTCCTTGAGCATGAAGTGCCGGTAGCCGCCCTTCTCCGCGAGAATCGGGTCCCACGTGATCCGCGTGGGCGTGCGGGAGACGGGCGCGCCGGCGAGATCGGAGATGTCGACACCATGCCGCGTCACCACCGCCACGTCCTCGTCCTCGAGGATGACGACATCGCGGGTATGCGCGAGCAGGGCGGGGATGTCGGAAGCGAGGTAGGTCTCCCCCTGCCCCAGCCCCACCACGACGCTGCCGGCGCCGTGCTTGGCCGCGACCAACCGGTCGGGCGCGGCCTTGGACAGCACCACGATGGCGTAGGAGCCTCGGAGCTCTCGCAGCGCCCTGCGGACCGCGTCGTCCAATCGGGGCGTGTCTTTGAGGTGCCGCTCGATCAGGTGCGCGATGACTTCCGTGTCGGTCTCCGACGTGAAGACGTGCCCCTCGGCGTGGAGGCGCTCCTTGATCGGCAGGTAGTTCTCGATGATGCCGTTGTGGACCACGACGAGGGTGCCCGAGCCGTCGGTGTGGGGATGGGCGTTGTCGTCGGTCGGCCGCCCGTGTGTGGCCCAGCGCGTGTGGCCGATGCCGATGCGCCCGTGCACGGGGCGCTCGCGCAGCAGGCCTTCGAGAACCTTGATCCGGCCGGCCGCGCGCCGGACCTCGAGCCCCTCGGGCCCCAGCACGGCCACGCCGGCCGAGTCGTAGCCGCGGTACTCGAGGCGCTTGAGCCCGTCCACGATGACGCCGACCGCGTCCTTGTCACCGATGTAGCCGACGATCCCGCACATGGCGTCAGTCCTTGGCCTTCCGGGCTTTCTTTTTGCGGGCGGCCCAGCCCGCGCGCACTTCCTGGCGCGCGCGGGCGACCGCCAGGGCCCCGGCAGGGACGCTCTTGGTGATCACCGAGCCCGCGCCCACGTAGGCGCCCGCCCCGATGGTGACGGGAGCCACGAGGCTCGAGTTGGTGCCGACGAATGCGCCGGCGCCGATCTTGGTCTCGTGCTTGGCGACGCCGTCGTAGTTGCAGGTGATCGTGCCCGCGCCGATGTTCGCCTGGTCGCCGACGGTGGCGTCGCCGATGTACGAAAGGTGCGGCACCTTGGCGCCGCGGCCGATCTTCGACTTCTTCAGCTCCACGAAGTTGCCGATCCTGGCGCCGGCGCCGACGTGCGACTGCGGGCGCAGGTGGCAGAACGGGCCGAGCTGGGCTTCGGCCTCGACGGTCGCGTCGGACAGCACGCAGTAGGGCCTGAGGGTGACGCGGTCGCCGATACGGCTGCCGCTCACGTGGCAGCCCGGCCCCACGACGCACTCGGCGCCGATCGTGGTCGCGCCCTCGAGCACTGCGCCGGGATAGATCACCGTATCGGCCCCGACCGCGACCGTGTCGTCCACGTACGTCGCCGCCGGATCCAGGATGGTGACGCCCTCGACCATCAGGCGCTCGAGGGTGCGCCGCCGAAGCACCGCCGCCACCTCGGCCAGCTGCTTTCGGTCGTTGATGCCCATGCACTCCTCGGGATGCGGCGCCGCCAGCGCTTCGACCGGCGCCCCGCTCGCGGCGAGGATCGAGACGACGTCGGTCAGGTAGTGCTCGCCCTGGTCATTCTGCGGCGTCACGCGGTCGAGCGCGGGCCAGAGCCGCCTGGCGTCGAAGCAGTACGTGCTCGTGCCGATCTCGCGAATCGCCCTTTGGGCGGGGGTCGCGTCGCGGTGCTCGATGATGGCGACCGGCCGGCCGCCCTCGCGGATCACGCGCCCGTAGCCCGCCGGATCCTCGGCCTCGGCCGTGAGGAGCGTGGCGGCGGCCGCCTTCGAGCGGTGGTGGTCGACCAACGCGCGCAGCAGGGCTTCTGACATGAGCGGCTGATCGCCCGGCAGCACGAGGACGGCGCCCGCGCCGTCGCCGCAGGCGCCGCGCGCCTGGAGGAGGGCGTGCGCGGTGCCGAGCCGCTCCTTCTGTTCGACGTAGGCGAGATCGGGCGCCTCGCCGACGGCCGCGCGCACGTCGTCAGCGCCCCGGCCGACCACCAGGACTATCCGCGCGCCGAGCGCGCGGGCGACGCGCACCGGGTAGTCGATGAGCCGCCGCCCGCCGAGCAGGTGCAGCGCCTTGGGACGGCTCCCGCGCATGCGCTGGGACTCGCCGGCCGCCAGGATCACCGCGGTGAGCGTCTTCATGATCGCCACTAGGTTAGCACGGGCCGTGCCATCACCGGTTGAGCGGGCACGGCTGTTCGCAAGTCGCGCGTTGGCGCGAACTTATCACCCACGTTCAACATGCCAAGAGGCATGTTGAGGATAAATGACGATGAACGATGCTGTGTCATTTGCGTAGATGAGACAGGAGGCGGGCGATCCTGTTGGGCAATGGAGACGACAATTCGACCGTCTCGCCCGTCGTCGGGTGGACAAAGGAGAGACCGGCCGCGTGCAGCGCCACGCCGCCCAAGCCCTCGACGAGATCGGCCGGCAGCGTGTCGTGCGGCCGCGCGTGCTTGGCGCCGTACGTCGCATCGCCCACCAGCGGGTGACCCAGCGATGCCAGGTGGACGCGGATCTGGTGGGTGCGGCCCGTCTCGAGCCGGCACTCGAGATACGTGTAGCCGCCGAAACGCTCGAGCGCGCGGAAGCGCGTGACGGCGCGCTTGCCCGTGCCCGCGCGTGCGACGGCCATGCGCACCCGCGAGCGCGGATCGCGCGCGATCGGCGCGTCGATCCTGCCGTCGTGGGGCGCGATGACGCCATGGGCGAGGCACAGGTAGCGGCGCGACATGGTGCGCTGCTGAAGCTGCGCCGTGAGCGCATCGTACGCTTGGCGGCTCTTCGCGAGCACGATGAGCCCGGACGTGCCCTTATCGAGGCGGTGGACGATGCCGGGCCGGCGCGGACCTCCGACCCCCGCGATCTCGGGGGAGTGCGCCAGCGCCGCGGCGGCCAGGGTGCCGGTGGACCGTCCCGCTCCCGGATGCGTCACCATGCCCGCGGGCTTGTCCACGACGAGGACGTGGGCGTCCTCGAAGACGATGGCGAGGGGGATCGACTCGGCGGCCAATACCTCCGGCGCAGGCGGCGGGACCACGACGTCGACCCTCTCGCCCACCTTGAGCCGGTGCGCGGCCTTGCGCGCGGCGCCGTTCACGCTGACGTGGCCGCCGTCCACGAGCGCCTTGATGCGGGTGCGCGACAGGTCGGGCAGCTGCGCGGCCAACCACAGGTCGAGGCGGCGGCCCGCCTCGGCCGCGCCCACGGATGTCCCCACGCGCCGGGCGGGACCGACCGTCATGCCTGCGGCGGCGAGGCCGTCATGCCCGCGGCGGCTTCGCTGTCAGCATGCGCAGCGCGAGGAGCGCCACGCCCACGCTGATGGCCGAATCGGCGACGTTGAAGGCGGGCCAGTGCCACCCGCGCCAGTAGAAGTCGAGGAAGTCCACCACGGCCCCGAAGCGCGCGCGGTCGATCAGGTTGCCCGCCGCGCCGCCGAAGATCATGCCGATGGCCACGGCCGCAACGAGCCCGCCCTCAGGCAGGAGGCGCGTGGCCAGCGCCGCGAGGACGCCGAGGGCCCCGATGGAGAGCAGCGCGACGATCCAGCGCCAGCCGCGCGGGACGCTACCGAGCATTCCGAACGCCAGGCCCGGGTTCATCACGAGGGTCAGCGAGAAGAAGCCGTCGATCATGTTCACGGGGACGCCGAGCCCCAGGCGGCGCAGCGCGAGCCACTTTGCGGCCTGGTCGAGGATCAGGACGATCCCGCCCAGCGCCGCCACCAGCCTCATGAGCGGGCGAGCACCACCGGCAGGCAGCGATCGCAGAGCGCGGGGTGCCGGGCGTCCGCCCCCACACCCGCGCTCCAGGTCCAGCAGCGGTCGCACTTCTTCCACCCGAGGGCCTGAGCGGGGGTTACGGCGAGAGCCAACCCAGGAATGTCCTGGCTGTCGTAGGCGATCCCGGCGCCGTGGGGCGCACGTTCGGCGAGTCTCACGGCCGACACGTTGAAGAGCGTCGCGAGCAAATCCTCGCCCTTGCCGGCGAGCAGCGGGCGCCACTGCTCCTCGGGCGCGCTCGTGACGTAGACGACGGCGTCGATGCCTTTGCCGATCAGTCCCTGCTTGCGCGCCGTCTCGAGCGCGCGTGAAACCTCGCCCCGCACCTCGAGCAGGCGCTCCCACTCGCCGCCGAGGCGTTCGTTGATCCACTCGCCGCGCTCCTCGGGGAAGGTGACGAGGTGGACGCTCTCGGGCTTGCCGCGGCCGGGGATGTAGCCCCAGACCTCGTCGGCGGTGAAGCTCAGGACGGGCGCCAGGAGGCGCGCCAGCGCCGTCAGCATCTCGAAGCAGACCGTCTGCGCCGCGCGCCGCTTGGGGTCGTCGGGCGCCGAGACGTACAGGCGGTCCTTGATGATGTCGAGGTAGAGTGACGACAGGTCCACGGCGCAGAAGTTGTGCGCGGTGTGGAAGACGACGTGGAACTGGTACTCGTCGTAGGCCCGGCGGACGCGGGCGATCAGCTCGCCCAAGCGCAGGAGCGCCCAGCGGTCGATCTCGTCCATCTGGTCGTAGGAGACGCGATCACGCTCGGGGTCGAAGTCGGCGAGCGTGCCGAGGAGGAAGCGGAAGGTGTTCCGTATCCTCCTGTAGGCGTCGCTGAGCCGGACCAGGATCTCGTCGGAGAACCGGATGTCCTCGGTATAGTCCTCGGCGGCCACCCAGAGGCGCAGGATCTCGGCGCCGTACTTGGACAGGATCGCCTCCTGGCTGTCGTAGTTCCGGAGGGACTTGGACAGCTTGCGCCCACCGGCGTCCACTAAAAAGCCATGCGTGAGCACCGACTTGTACGGCGGCCGGCCGCGCGTGCCCACCGCCTCGAGCAGCGAGGAGTGGAACCAGCCGCGATGTTGGTCCGAGCCCTCCAGGTACATGTCCGCCGGCGAGCGCAGGTCCGGTCGCGCCTCGAGCACGGCCGCGTGGCTGCAGCCTGAATCCACCCAGACGTCGAGGATGTCGGTCTCTTTGCGGAATTCCCCGCCGCCGCACGCCGGACAGCGCGTGCCGGCCGGGACGAGCTCGGCCTCGGGCCGCAGGTACCACTCCTCGATTCCCCGCCCGTCGCGGAAGATCACCGACACGTGCTCGATGACGCGCTCGTCAAGGAGGAGCGCCGAGCACGCGCGGCAGTAGAACGCCACGATCGGCACGCCCCAGACGCGCTGGCGCGAGAGCACCCAGTCGGGCCGGTGGGCGATCATGTTGAAGAGCCGGTCCGCGCCCCACGCCGGGATCCAGCGCACGTCGTTCCGGATGGCGTCCAGCGCCTTTCCCCTGAGCCCGTTCTTGTCGAGCGAGATGAACCACTGCTCGGTCGCCCGGAACAGCGTGGGGTTCTTGCACCGCCAGCAGTGCGGGTACTCGTGTCTGAGCGTGACTTCCGCGACGAGGGCGCCCACCGCCTTGAGGTGCGCGATAATCTTCGGGTTGGCCTCCCACACGGTCAGCCCCGCGAAGTGCGCGACCTCGGGGACGAAGCGCCCGTCGTCGTCGACCGGATTGTAGATCTTGAGCCCGGCCTTGCGCCCGAGCTCGTAGTCTTCTTCACCATGCCCGGGAGCGATGTGCACAAGCCCGGTGCCGGTGTCCATGGCCACGAAGTCCGCGCCGAGCACCGGGGCGTCGCGGTCGATCCACGGGTGGCGGCCCACGGTGCCCTCGAGCTCCGCGCCAGGCACGGCGATCTCCGTCGGCCGCGTCCGTCCCTTGAGGCCAGGCAGGGTGGCGAAGGCTTCCGCCAGCGGACGCGCGACCACGAGGGCTTCGCCGTCGCACTCCACGGCCGTGTAGGTCTCACCGGGATGCACCGCGATGGCGAGGTTGGCCGGCAGGGTCCAAGGCGTGGTGGTCCAGATGACGAGCGAGGCGCGGCGGTTCCCGAGCGCCCGGGCCAGCGCGGGCGAAGGCGTCTTCACCGGGAACTTCACGAACACCGACGGCGTGGTCTGGTCCTCGTACTCGACCTCCGCCTGGGCGAGCGCGGTCTTGCAGTGCATGCACCAGTGAACGGGCTTCAGCCCCTTGTAGACGGCCCCCTGCCCCACGAAGCGCCCGAACTCGCGCACGATGACGGCCTCGTAGGAAGGGTCCAGCGTGGCGTACCGGTTCGCCCAGTCGCCGAAGATCCCGAGACGCTTGAATTCTTCGCGCTGGATGTCGATGAAGCGCAGCGCGTAGTCCCGGCAGCGCCGGATCTTCTCAACGGGATCCATGGCCTGGCGCACGTCCACGCCGGGCCGATCGAGGCCGAGCTCGACGTCCACCTGGTGCTCGATCGGAAGGCCGTGACAGTCCCAGCCC of Candidatus Methylomirabilota bacterium contains these proteins:
- the gatB gene encoding Asp-tRNA(Asn)/Glu-tRNA(Gln) amidotransferase subunit GatB encodes the protein MSGAYDVVIGLEVHAQLLTRSKMFCGCSTVFGAPPNTQTCPVCQGMPGTLPVINRRAVEFGIKTSLAIHCTVNADNRFARKHYYYPDMPKNYQISQYEEPLAEHGHLDIEVDGAARRIGIERLHLEEDVGKLIHEGSLETAQSSQVDFNRAGVPLMEIVSKPDIRTSEEAGAYLRGLRAIVVYLGVCDGNMEEGSMRCDANISLKRVGAIPLGTKVEVKNMNSFRNVQHALEYEMKRQGRALDAGERIVQETRLWDPDKGQTVSMRSKEFAHDYRYFPEPDLPPLNVGARWIEAVRVTLPELPAARRARFMRAHALTAYDADLLTGSRALADYFEAAVAQCGKPKAAANWILNELLRELPGDDERAVAACAISPGKLAGLITLIEDGTISGKIAKDVFEKMYRSGEDARTIVSREGLTQVADAGALGAVVDGVLAEHAKVVEDYKAGKKAALAFLVGQVMKATVGKASPGVVNSLLAEKLSKL
- the gatA gene encoding Asp-tRNA(Asn)/Glu-tRNA(Gln) amidotransferase subunit GatA, whose amino-acid sequence is MLTDLTIHELGARFRLGDATPTQAAREYLARIAALDPKVKAYLTVTGEAALARAAEADARFKSGASLGPLDGVPLGVKDVFCTRGVRTTCGSKILEGFVPPYDATVVARLVRAGAVILGKLNMDEFAMGSSTENSAYFTTRNPWDLSRVPGGSSGGSAAAVAADLAAATLGTDTGGSIRQPAAFCGNVGLKPTYGRVSRFGLVAFASSLDQVGPFAKDVLDAALMLQAIAGHDPLDSTSAAIPVPDYAAELSRGVQGLRVGIPAEYFIEGLDAEVEAAVRAAIETLKGLGAKTESVSLPHTEYGLAAYYLIAPAECSSNLARYDGVKYGLRVPGARDLIDMYSRTRGAGFGAEVKRRVMLGTYALSAGYYDAYYGKAQKVRTLVQRDFQRAFERVDVIVAPTTPSAAFKMGEKEDPLSMYLNDVFTIPVNLAGLPGLSVPAGFTKAGLPIGLQVIGKAFDEATLLRTAKAYEAATTWRERKPGLTA
- the gatC gene encoding Asp-tRNA(Asn)/Glu-tRNA(Gln) amidotransferase subunit GatC; translation: MKITMKEVDHVARLARLALSDAEKERMRRELDGILSYIDKLRALDTEGVPPTSHAVPMTNVMREDEPAPSLPQADMLANAPDRSGEFFRVPRIIEESIEE
- a CDS encoding UvrD-helicase domain-containing protein; translated protein: MLRPAVAPETVLASLNPAQQQAVQATKGPVLVLAGAGSGKTRVIAHRIAWLLGVEGVHPRHVLAVTFTNRAAGEMRRRVEDLVLPAGIRPPLIATFHSTCVRILRERATLVGLRPSFVIYDEEDRLTLVKEAMRELDMDERQTTPASIVHRISHAKNQMLSVEEAERLARTPREERIATLYRRYEEKLRAAGGADFDDLLLLVVRLFETSREALAWYRALWTYVLVDEYQDTNRAQYRIIQLLTQEHRNLCVVGDPDQSVYRWRGADLRNILDFEKDFPDCLVVPLEQNYRSTKRILDIASAVIANNRARRDKRLWTENDEGERAQVYRAWDENEEAGWVAQTVRSLHGQGLDYDDVALFYRTNAQSRVLEDALRRASIPYVIVGGVRFYERREIKDVIAYLRLAVNPADDIAFRRAVAAPSRGIGKATLDRLSEAARAHGIPLLAACAALPADVTAKARGALEDFARLVARLGEGRATMTVPALIDLVAGSSGFRDALKAQRTAEADARLENIEELVAASEEFVVAQEAAGAEGAPLEAFLDSIALVADVDSLDDTDEGVTLMTLHSAKGLEFPAVFLTGLEEGVFPHSRSMDDAEELEEERRLFYVGVTRAEQRLWLSYALHRRIQGYGAGEPSRFLLEVPEAQRVLLNALRPSPAVPRAAAASLPAAVEDPDLPFRVGAKLRHVRWGEGLLVGIQREGSDVIATVHFASVGRKRLSLQYAHLEEL
- the glmS gene encoding glutamine--fructose-6-phosphate transaminase (isomerizing), whose amino-acid sequence is MCGIVGYIGDKDAVGVIVDGLKRLEYRGYDSAGVAVLGPEGLEVRRAAGRIKVLEGLLRERPVHGRIGIGHTRWATHGRPTDDNAHPHTDGSGTLVVVHNGIIENYLPIKERLHAEGHVFTSETDTEVIAHLIERHLKDTPRLDDAVRRALRELRGSYAIVVLSKAAPDRLVAAKHGAGSVVVGLGQGETYLASDIPALLAHTRDVVILEDEDVAVVTRHGVDISDLAGAPVSRTPTRITWDPILAEKGGYRHFMLKEIYEQPRAVADTLRGRVSPEGGTVVLPDIGLDPDVVAGLQRVVFIACGTSYHAAIVGRFMVERLAGLPAEVDLGSEFRYRDAVLGPETLVVALSQSGETADTLGAVKAARDRGAPIVGITNVVGSALARESTGVLYTHAGPEISVASSKTFTAALAACYLLALWLGRRRGALLAEDGRKHIQGLLELPRLMERALEKEPEIAELAKELAAYKHFLFLGRGIHYPIALEGALKLKELSYLHAEGYPAGEMKHGPIALIDDTMPVVALTPRDSSYDRMMGTVEEVRARDGRIIALAHEGDREIGARASRVLTVPAAAELLSPILMALPLQLLAYHVAVRLGRDVDQPRNLAKSVTVE